One part of the Bacteroidia bacterium genome encodes these proteins:
- a CDS encoding BamA/TamA family outer membrane protein yields the protein MTNKNSLIKSLLLLICWIGGISFSFAQEHEADTTKRNWLGKTAHKIFGAERDPGKPHFLVYPTLGYAPETSFEIGASALALFYAKNDHINNRLSEIKLFSFVTTERQYGIWLEHGIYGDRDNWFYLGAVRQQRFPLLYYGIGNETPGDDPILINANYTLIRERILKRVARNFFIGLEIDFQRLYNAEFERQAIPEPLGAEGSLNLGLGLGIVYDSRQNVLNEREGFFAELAFLNYNDSWGSDYEFNGIYWDVRKFYPMSVDKKQVLALQAAGTFVRGDVPFNQLALLGGEVLMRGYYLGRFRDNNYAAAQAEYRFLPFPFSKRFGAAAFVSAGMVAEEPGDFRLNKFLPAGGAGLRFLLFPQKDIYVRLDVAFTKEGSGIYFFTGEAF from the coding sequence ATGACAAACAAAAACAGCCTTATTAAAAGCCTTCTATTACTGATATGTTGGATAGGAGGAATATCTTTTTCCTTTGCCCAGGAGCATGAAGCAGACACCACCAAAAGAAATTGGTTGGGAAAAACAGCCCATAAGATCTTTGGGGCGGAGAGAGATCCTGGAAAGCCTCATTTTCTCGTTTATCCTACTTTGGGATACGCACCTGAAACGAGTTTCGAAATAGGAGCATCTGCATTGGCCCTTTTTTATGCCAAAAATGATCATATAAATAACCGCCTAAGCGAAATCAAGCTCTTTAGTTTCGTAACCACCGAGCGTCAGTATGGCATCTGGTTGGAACATGGAATTTATGGAGACAGAGATAATTGGTTTTATCTGGGAGCAGTACGTCAACAGCGCTTTCCTCTCCTTTACTATGGGATCGGCAATGAAACTCCCGGAGATGATCCGATTCTGATTAATGCCAATTATACCTTGATTCGTGAGCGTATCCTGAAAAGAGTGGCCCGTAACTTTTTCATTGGTCTGGAAATCGATTTTCAAAGACTCTATAATGCGGAGTTTGAAAGGCAGGCGATCCCGGAACCTCTGGGTGCTGAAGGTTCGCTTAATCTTGGTTTAGGATTAGGAATCGTTTATGATAGCAGGCAGAATGTATTGAATGAAAGAGAAGGCTTTTTTGCGGAATTGGCTTTCCTGAATTACAATGATAGCTGGGGTAGTGATTATGAATTTAATGGAATCTACTGGGATGTGCGAAAGTTCTATCCCATGAGTGTTGATAAAAAACAAGTGCTTGCCTTGCAAGCGGCCGGAACCTTCGTGCGTGGAGACGTACCTTTCAATCAATTGGCTTTGCTGGGAGGAGAAGTGCTGATGCGTGGCTATTATTTAGGGAGGTTTCGGGATAATAATTATGCCGCTGCACAAGCCGAATACAGATTCCTTCCTTTTCCCTTTAGCAAAAGATTTGGTGCTGCTGCTTTCGTTTCAGCTGGTATGGTCGCAGAAGAGCCCGGAGATTTTCGCCTGAATAAATTTCTGCCTGCTGGTGGAGCCGGCTTACGCTTTCTTCTGTTCCCTCAAAAAGATATTTATGTTCGTCTTGATGTGGCTTTTACCAAAGAAGGAAGTGGGATTTACTTCTTTACCGGAGAGGCCTTTTAA